One stretch of Chryseobacterium indologenes DNA includes these proteins:
- a CDS encoding pirin family protein, protein MKTVYHKADSRGHANHGWLNSYHTFSFANYQNRDRMNFGVLRVLNDDTVSQGMGFGTHPHRDMEIISIPLEGDLEHKDSMGTTAVIKKGEIQVMSAGTGVQHSEYNKNKDEEVKFLQIWVFPRELDVEPRYDQKSIKEGEKINGFQQILSPNKNDDGVWIHQDAWFNIANFKKGNGKNYTLNKKGNGVYAFVLKGSAKVGDRVLNERDGLGIWDTQSFNIEAVEDAEILLMEVPMDLPSYLK, encoded by the coding sequence ATGAAAACAGTATATCATAAAGCAGATTCAAGAGGCCACGCCAATCACGGTTGGTTAAACTCTTATCATACCTTCAGTTTTGCCAACTATCAGAACAGAGACAGAATGAACTTTGGGGTATTAAGAGTCTTGAATGACGATACCGTTTCTCAGGGAATGGGATTCGGAACACACCCACACAGGGATATGGAAATTATTTCTATTCCTTTGGAAGGAGATTTGGAGCATAAAGATTCAATGGGAACTACTGCGGTTATCAAGAAAGGAGAAATTCAGGTGATGAGTGCCGGAACAGGGGTACAACACAGCGAATACAACAAAAATAAAGATGAAGAAGTAAAATTCTTACAAATCTGGGTTTTCCCAAGAGAATTGGATGTTGAGCCAAGATACGATCAGAAGAGCATCAAAGAAGGAGAAAAAATTAATGGATTCCAACAGATCCTATCACCTAATAAAAATGATGACGGAGTATGGATTCACCAGGATGCATGGTTTAATATCGCCAATTTCAAAAAAGGAAATGGTAAAAACTATACACTGAATAAAAAGGGAAACGGAGTCTATGCATTTGTTTTAAAAGGAAGTGCCAAAGTAGGAGACCGTGTGCTGAATGAAAGAGACGGATTGGGAATCTGGGATACGCAAAGCTTTAATATCGAAGCCGTAGAAGATGCTGAAATATTATTGATGGAAGTGCCAATGGACTTACCTTCTTATCTTAAATAA
- a CDS encoding NADPH-dependent FMN reductase — translation MKILAIAGSNSEVSMNKQLVTYASTLFDKAEVEVIDLNPFEMPIYKHERELAGGVPQEAHDFAAKIDGADVLLVALGEHNGTYSTAFKNVFDWVSRIKDRTVWNEVPMLLMSTSPGGRGGAGVLEAASKRFPFHGGNVVETFSLPFFNDNFDKAEQKISNAEKDSELKEKVKKIAAIETLLEK, via the coding sequence ATGAAAATCTTAGCAATAGCAGGAAGTAACTCAGAAGTTTCAATGAATAAGCAGTTGGTAACCTATGCATCAACTTTATTTGATAAAGCAGAAGTAGAAGTGATTGATTTGAATCCTTTTGAAATGCCGATCTATAAGCATGAAAGAGAATTAGCAGGAGGTGTTCCTCAGGAAGCTCACGATTTTGCAGCTAAAATTGATGGAGCAGATGTATTATTAGTTGCTTTAGGAGAGCACAACGGAACGTATTCTACAGCATTCAAAAATGTGTTCGATTGGGTATCCAGAATCAAAGACAGAACAGTTTGGAATGAAGTACCCATGCTATTGATGTCAACATCACCTGGAGGTAGAGGTGGAGCTGGAGTTTTAGAAGCTGCATCTAAGCGTTTCCCTTTCCATGGTGGAAATGTGGTAGAAACTTTCTCACTTCCTTTCTTCAATGATAACTTTGATAAAGCTGAACAGAAAATTTCTAACGCTGAGAAAGACAGTGAATTAAAGGAAAAAGTAAAGAAGATTGCGGCTATTGAAACCCTCCTTGAAAAATAG
- the purM gene encoding phosphoribosylformylglycinamidine cyclo-ligase, protein MSNTYKSAGVDKEEGYKTVDKIKKAVGETHNSNVLNHLGSFGAFYEIGGYKNPVLVSGTDGVGTKLKVALDTKKYDSIGVDCFAMCANDILCHGAKPLFFLDYLACGKLDSEIAAEIVLGMVEACKDNNCALIGGETAEMPGMYQPGDYDVAGFCVGIVEKDQIIDGSNIKPGNKIIALPSSGFHSNGFSLVRKVFPNFEEEFEGKPLYETLLVPTRLYFKDIHRVLEEVKVCGIAHITGGGLYENVPRIIPEGLCASIDGSKIRIPSIMLELEKRGGVTREEMHGTFNMGVGMVIVVDADHAEKVLHLLDDAYEIGEITEGVEKINLSL, encoded by the coding sequence ATGAGCAACACTTACAAATCAGCAGGAGTAGACAAAGAAGAAGGATACAAAACGGTTGACAAGATCAAAAAAGCAGTGGGTGAAACCCACAATTCCAATGTATTGAACCACTTGGGAAGCTTTGGGGCTTTCTATGAAATCGGTGGATATAAAAATCCGGTTCTTGTTTCAGGAACAGATGGAGTAGGAACGAAACTGAAAGTAGCTTTGGATACCAAAAAATATGACTCTATCGGAGTAGATTGTTTCGCAATGTGTGCTAACGATATTCTTTGCCACGGTGCTAAACCTTTATTTTTCTTAGATTATTTAGCTTGCGGAAAGCTTGATTCTGAAATTGCTGCTGAAATCGTTTTAGGAATGGTAGAAGCTTGTAAAGATAACAACTGTGCATTAATTGGTGGAGAAACTGCCGAAATGCCGGGAATGTACCAGCCTGGAGATTATGATGTTGCTGGATTCTGTGTAGGAATCGTAGAAAAAGATCAGATCATTGACGGTTCTAATATTAAACCAGGTAATAAAATTATTGCATTGCCAAGCTCAGGATTTCACTCCAACGGATTCTCTTTAGTAAGAAAAGTATTCCCGAACTTCGAAGAAGAGTTTGAAGGAAAACCATTATATGAAACTCTCTTAGTTCCAACAAGATTATACTTCAAAGATATTCATAGAGTATTGGAAGAAGTAAAAGTATGTGGAATTGCTCATATCACAGGAGGCGGATTGTACGAAAACGTTCCAAGAATCATTCCTGAAGGACTTTGTGCTTCTATCGACGGTTCTAAAATCAGAATTCCAAGCATAATGCTTGAATTGGAGAAAAGAGGCGGAGTTACAAGAGAAGAAATGCATGGAACATTCAATATGGGTGTAGGGATGGTAATCGTTGTAGATGCAGACCATGCTGAAAAAGTATTACACCTTTTAGATGATGCTTACGAAATCGGAGAAATCACGGAAGGAGTAGAGAAAATCAATTTATCATTATAA
- the purN gene encoding phosphoribosylglycinamide formyltransferase — MKNIVVLVSGSGTNLQRIIDTIEAGEIQNAKVALVVADRECFGLERAKNHNIENILIPRGKNFSSELAKVIPQDTDLIVLAGFLSILKPEFCENWNGKIINIHPALLPKFGGKGMWGMNVHNAVIEAKETESGATVHFVTPGIDEGEAILQKSFEVTAEDTPETLAQKVHQIEYEIFPLAINKVLGN, encoded by the coding sequence ATGAAGAACATTGTAGTGCTTGTATCCGGTTCGGGAACCAATCTGCAGAGAATCATTGATACCATTGAAGCTGGAGAAATTCAGAATGCAAAAGTGGCTTTAGTGGTGGCAGACAGAGAATGTTTCGGATTAGAAAGAGCAAAGAATCATAATATAGAAAACATACTGATTCCAAGAGGAAAGAATTTCAGCAGCGAATTGGCTAAAGTAATTCCACAAGATACAGACCTTATTGTACTGGCAGGATTCCTATCCATTTTAAAACCTGAATTCTGTGAAAACTGGAATGGTAAAATAATCAATATTCATCCGGCATTGCTTCCGAAATTCGGAGGAAAAGGAATGTGGGGAATGAACGTTCACAATGCCGTTATTGAAGCCAAAGAAACAGAGAGTGGGGCAACGGTACATTTTGTAACACCGGGTATTGATGAAGGAGAGGCTATTCTTCAGAAATCTTTTGAAGTAACAGCAGAAGATACTCCTGAAACATTAGCCCAGAAAGTTCACCAGATTGAATATGAGATATTTCCTTTAGCCATTAATAAGGTCCTAGGAAATTAA
- the purH gene encoding bifunctional phosphoribosylaminoimidazolecarboxamide formyltransferase/IMP cyclohydrolase — protein MSKKRVLISVSDKSGLIEFAQFLEAQNYELISTGGTFKHLKDAGLNPIQIDEVTNFPEMLDGRVKTLHPKVHGGLLAVRTNEEHMKTVQEHGIGLIDMVIVNLYPFFENVNKDISLHEKVEFIDIGGPSMLRSAAKNFDSVTVITDVEDYTTVKLEMEQNGDTYIETRKKLAGKVFNLTSAYDAAISRMLLDEEYPTYLNASYKKVSDLRYGENPHQSAAYYVSTFENGAMKDFEQLGGKELSFNNLRDMDLCWKVVNEFKEEMACCAVKHSTPCGVAIGTSALETYQKTFECDPVSIFGGIVAMNYKIDSATAEELNKTFLEIVMAPDFDEEALEVLRKKKNLRIIKIVNPVSDKKTWVKVDGGILVQDNDLHFSDDIKVVTETQPTEEQKKALLFSQRVVKYVKSNAIVVSNGIQAFGIGGGQVNRIWATQQAIERAKEKFTGDLVLASDAFFPFRDVVDFCAQEGIKAIIQPGGSVKDQDSIEAANEHKIPMMFTGVRHFFH, from the coding sequence ATGAGTAAAAAGAGAGTTTTAATCAGTGTTTCTGACAAAAGTGGATTAATTGAATTCGCACAGTTTTTGGAAGCTCAGAATTATGAGTTGATCTCCACAGGAGGAACGTTCAAACATTTGAAAGACGCTGGTTTAAATCCAATTCAGATTGATGAGGTAACCAATTTCCCTGAAATGTTGGACGGAAGAGTGAAAACTTTACATCCAAAAGTTCACGGTGGATTGTTAGCGGTTCGTACTAACGAAGAGCACATGAAAACCGTTCAGGAGCACGGAATTGGTCTGATAGACATGGTGATCGTAAACCTTTATCCTTTCTTTGAAAATGTGAACAAAGACATTTCTTTACACGAGAAAGTAGAGTTTATCGATATCGGTGGACCATCAATGCTTCGTTCTGCAGCGAAAAACTTTGATTCTGTTACTGTAATTACTGACGTAGAAGATTATACAACAGTAAAACTGGAAATGGAACAAAACGGGGATACTTACATTGAGACTCGTAAGAAGCTTGCAGGAAAAGTGTTCAACCTTACATCAGCTTATGATGCCGCTATTTCAAGAATGCTTTTAGACGAGGAATATCCAACGTATTTAAATGCATCTTACAAAAAAGTGTCTGATCTTAGATACGGTGAAAACCCTCATCAGTCAGCAGCTTACTACGTTTCTACTTTTGAGAACGGGGCAATGAAAGATTTCGAACAGCTTGGAGGTAAAGAACTTTCTTTCAACAATCTTCGTGATATGGACCTTTGCTGGAAAGTAGTCAATGAATTCAAAGAAGAAATGGCTTGTTGTGCTGTAAAACATTCCACTCCTTGTGGGGTAGCAATCGGTACTTCGGCATTGGAAACATATCAAAAAACTTTCGAATGTGATCCGGTTTCTATCTTTGGCGGAATTGTTGCTATGAACTATAAGATCGATTCAGCAACGGCTGAAGAGCTGAACAAAACATTCCTTGAGATTGTAATGGCTCCGGATTTCGACGAAGAAGCTCTTGAAGTTTTAAGAAAAAAGAAAAATCTGAGAATTATCAAAATCGTAAACCCTGTTTCTGATAAAAAAACTTGGGTGAAAGTAGATGGTGGTATCCTGGTTCAGGATAATGATTTACATTTCTCTGATGACATCAAAGTAGTTACTGAAACTCAGCCTACAGAAGAGCAGAAAAAAGCATTGCTTTTCTCTCAGAGAGTAGTGAAATATGTGAAATCTAACGCTATTGTAGTTTCTAACGGAATTCAGGCTTTTGGAATCGGAGGAGGACAGGTGAATAGAATCTGGGCTACACAGCAGGCTATCGAAAGAGCAAAAGAAAAATTCACAGGAGATTTAGTATTGGCATCCGATGCATTTTTCCCTTTCCGTGACGTAGTAGATTTCTGCGCTCAGGAAGGTATCAAAGCCATCATTCAGCCAGGGGGAAGTGTAAAAGATCAAGACAGTATTGAAGCTGCTAATGAACACAAAATCCCAATGATGTTTACTGGGGTTAGACACTTTTTCCACTAA
- the purD gene encoding phosphoribosylamine--glycine ligase, giving the protein MRILIIGEGGRESALAVKLQNDPRISKMFFANGNATTDAIGKNVHLSEIKELRDFAIKEKVDLTIVGPEAPLVAGIKDEFKKHDLKVFGPTQKVASLEGSKAFSKKFMQTYDIKTAKAVVFDSYNEAKEYVQTQQYPLVIKASGLAGGKGVVICDNLEEAEATIHDFMIRRIYGDAGIRLVIEEYLQGFEASIIAFSNGEKLFPCVAAKDYKKAGNGDTGPNTGGMGSVAPSPEFTQEHYADFEQNILEPTIKGLKAEGFSFKGIIFFGLMVTKNGAYLLEYNMRFGDPETQVLMALMENNLLDVIQDCMDGKEIQLKFKDEKAVCLVMCSGGYPRNIETGFEITGGDKVKHSKLLYAGAVTKGDKVVSNGGRVLNIVATGATFEDARKKVYEDAGHVHFDYGFYREDIGKF; this is encoded by the coding sequence ATGAGAATATTAATCATAGGTGAAGGCGGTAGAGAATCTGCTTTAGCAGTAAAACTTCAGAATGACCCAAGAATTTCTAAAATGTTTTTTGCCAACGGGAATGCTACTACCGATGCAATAGGGAAAAATGTTCATTTATCAGAAATCAAAGAACTTAGAGATTTCGCTATTAAAGAAAAGGTTGATTTAACGATTGTTGGTCCGGAAGCCCCATTGGTTGCTGGTATCAAAGATGAGTTCAAAAAACATGACCTTAAGGTTTTTGGACCTACTCAGAAAGTAGCAAGCCTGGAAGGAAGTAAGGCTTTCTCTAAGAAATTTATGCAGACCTATGATATCAAAACAGCTAAAGCGGTAGTATTTGATTCATATAACGAAGCAAAAGAATATGTGCAAACACAGCAATATCCTTTAGTGATCAAGGCAAGTGGTTTAGCAGGTGGAAAAGGAGTTGTTATCTGTGACAACCTTGAAGAAGCAGAAGCTACTATCCACGACTTCATGATCAGAAGAATCTATGGAGACGCTGGTATCCGTTTAGTAATCGAGGAATATTTACAAGGCTTTGAAGCTTCTATCATTGCTTTTTCTAATGGGGAAAAACTTTTCCCGTGTGTAGCTGCAAAAGATTATAAAAAGGCAGGAAACGGAGACACCGGACCCAATACAGGGGGGATGGGTTCAGTAGCACCAAGCCCGGAATTCACGCAGGAGCACTACGCTGATTTTGAGCAAAATATTTTAGAGCCTACTATTAAAGGTCTTAAAGCAGAAGGATTCAGTTTCAAAGGAATCATTTTCTTCGGATTAATGGTAACTAAGAACGGAGCTTATCTTCTTGAATACAACATGAGATTCGGAGATCCTGAAACTCAGGTATTGATGGCACTTATGGAAAACAACCTTTTGGATGTGATCCAAGACTGTATGGATGGAAAAGAGATTCAGCTTAAGTTTAAAGACGAAAAAGCGGTTTGTCTGGTAATGTGCTCAGGAGGGTATCCAAGAAACATTGAAACAGGTTTTGAAATTACAGGAGGAGATAAAGTAAAACACAGTAAGCTGTTATATGCAGGCGCTGTCACAAAAGGAGATAAAGTAGTTTCTAACGGTGGTAGAGTATTGAACATCGTAGCAACAGGAGCTACTTTCGAAGATGCCCGCAAAAAAGTGTACGAAGATGCAGGTCATGTACATTTCGATTACGGCTTCTATAGAGAAGACATCGGAAAGTTTTAA
- the guaA gene encoding glutamine-hydrolyzing GMP synthase, giving the protein MNNGIIILDFGSQYNQLIGRRIREMGVYSEILPFNTPLQDIIAKQPKGIILSGGPSSVNAENAHLVEKALYEQGVPVLGICYGMQMTAHLLGGKVNKGEKGEYGKANLEIVKESSLLKGVTQNSVVWMSHFDEVGELPAGFELNAKSGVIASISNEDKKIFCVQFHPEVSHTEEGGKMLENFVFGICNAEKNWKLTNYIEKTVGEIREKVGDNKVILGLSGGVDSSVAAVLIHKAIGDQLTCIFVDTGLLRKDEGKKVMDQYGEHFHMNIKMVDAKERFLSKLAGVDDPEAKRKIIGNEFIHVFDEESHKIEGAKFLAQGTIYPDVIESQSVNGPSAVIKSHHNVGGLPEDMEFELLEPLRELFKDEVRRVGEELGIPHHLVYRHPFPGPGLGIRVLGAVDAEKVRILQEADDIFIEELYKNDLYEKVSQAFVVLLPVKSVGVMGDERTYEYTAVVRSANTIDFMTATWSRLPYEFLDTVSSRIINEVRGINRVAYDISSKPPATIEWE; this is encoded by the coding sequence ATGAACAACGGTATTATTATTTTAGATTTCGGATCCCAGTACAACCAGCTTATCGGAAGAAGAATCCGTGAGATGGGAGTGTACTCTGAAATCTTACCTTTCAATACACCTTTACAAGATATTATAGCAAAACAGCCAAAAGGAATCATCCTTTCCGGAGGTCCTAGCTCTGTAAATGCAGAAAATGCTCACCTGGTAGAAAAAGCATTATACGAACAAGGTGTTCCTGTGTTGGGTATTTGCTATGGAATGCAGATGACGGCTCACCTTTTAGGAGGAAAAGTAAACAAAGGCGAAAAAGGAGAGTACGGAAAGGCTAATCTTGAGATCGTTAAAGAAAGCTCTTTATTAAAAGGAGTGACTCAGAACTCTGTAGTTTGGATGAGCCACTTTGATGAGGTAGGAGAGCTGCCGGCAGGTTTTGAATTAAATGCAAAATCAGGCGTAATTGCGTCTATTTCTAATGAAGACAAAAAGATCTTCTGTGTTCAGTTCCACCCGGAAGTTTCGCATACGGAAGAAGGAGGAAAAATGCTTGAAAACTTTGTATTCGGTATCTGTAATGCAGAGAAAAACTGGAAACTGACCAACTATATTGAGAAAACAGTTGGAGAAATCCGTGAGAAAGTAGGAGACAATAAAGTAATCCTTGGCCTTTCCGGAGGAGTAGACTCTTCTGTAGCGGCTGTTTTGATTCACAAAGCCATTGGTGATCAGTTAACTTGTATCTTCGTAGATACCGGATTATTGAGAAAGGATGAAGGTAAAAAAGTAATGGATCAGTATGGAGAGCATTTCCACATGAACATTAAAATGGTAGATGCTAAAGAAAGATTCCTTTCAAAATTAGCAGGAGTAGACGATCCTGAAGCGAAGAGAAAAATCATCGGAAACGAGTTTATCCATGTATTTGATGAGGAATCTCACAAAATTGAAGGCGCTAAATTCTTAGCTCAGGGTACCATTTATCCTGATGTTATCGAAAGCCAGTCTGTAAACGGACCATCTGCAGTAATCAAGTCTCACCACAACGTTGGTGGACTTCCTGAAGATATGGAATTCGAATTATTGGAGCCATTAAGAGAGCTTTTCAAAGACGAGGTAAGAAGAGTAGGAGAAGAACTGGGAATTCCTCACCACCTGGTATACAGACACCCTTTCCCAGGTCCCGGATTAGGAATCAGAGTATTGGGAGCTGTAGATGCTGAGAAAGTAAGAATCCTTCAGGAAGCTGATGATATCTTCATCGAAGAACTATACAAAAACGATCTTTACGAAAAAGTATCTCAGGCATTCGTAGTATTGCTTCCGGTAAAATCTGTAGGAGTAATGGGAGACGAAAGAACTTACGAATACACAGCCGTAGTTCGTTCAGCTAATACAATCGATTTCATGACTGCAACATGGAGTAGACTTCCTTATGAGTTCTTAGATACTGTGTCAAGCAGAATTATCAACGAAGTAAGAGGAATCAACAGAGTAGCTTACGATATTTCAAGCAAACCACCTGCAACAATCGAGTGGGAGTAA
- a CDS encoding bifunctional GNAT family N-acetyltransferase/carbon-nitrogen hydrolase family protein has translation MQIDTRPLTVQDYDELAETMKRAYPQMSESIWSKKSIEKLTRIFPNGQICITVDGKLAAVALSIIVNYEEFGDDHTYSDITGNYTFNTHSSTGNVLYGIEVFVDPEYRELRLGRRLYDARKELCEQLNLKSIVLGGRIPNYHKHSHELSPREYIRKVRDKEIYDPVLSFQLSNNFLPIRVLRKYLPEDEASKENAVLLQWNNIYYSKRPNTMQDSIIRLGLVQWQMRHFKDIEAFYEQVEFFVNVMGDYKSDFVLFPELFNTPLLAPFNSLSERDSMIELAKLTEEIKKKISELAISYNVNIISGSMPVFDHDTNDLYNVSYLLHRDGRMDEYRKIHITPNEKRYYGMKGGNEIKVFDTDCGKIGLVICYDVEFPELPRILADQGMKILFVPYLTDTQNAYMRVRHCAAARAIENECYVAIAGCVGNLPKVNNMDIQFGQAAVFTPSDFAFPSNAVKGEATPNTEMTLIVDVDLNLLKDLHHNGSVQVMKDRRKDLYETYLK, from the coding sequence ATGCAAATAGATACAAGACCCCTGACTGTTCAGGATTATGATGAGTTGGCAGAAACAATGAAAAGAGCCTATCCCCAAATGTCAGAATCCATATGGTCCAAAAAAAGTATAGAAAAACTGACAAGGATATTTCCCAACGGACAAATCTGCATTACGGTAGACGGAAAATTAGCTGCAGTAGCGCTTTCTATCATTGTTAATTATGAAGAATTCGGAGATGATCACACGTATAGTGATATAACAGGAAATTATACCTTCAATACCCATTCTTCTACCGGAAATGTTCTATATGGGATAGAAGTTTTCGTAGATCCTGAGTATCGTGAATTGCGCCTTGGAAGAAGGCTATATGATGCCCGAAAAGAACTTTGTGAACAGTTAAATCTAAAATCAATTGTCCTTGGAGGCAGAATCCCGAATTACCATAAACACAGCCATGAGCTTTCGCCAAGAGAATATATCCGAAAAGTGAGAGATAAGGAAATTTATGATCCGGTATTGTCTTTCCAGCTTTCCAATAATTTCTTGCCAATCAGAGTTTTGAGAAAATATCTTCCCGAAGATGAAGCTTCAAAAGAAAATGCGGTGCTCTTGCAATGGAACAACATTTACTACAGCAAAAGACCTAATACCATGCAGGACAGTATTATTCGTTTGGGATTGGTACAATGGCAGATGAGGCATTTTAAAGACATAGAAGCCTTTTATGAGCAGGTAGAGTTCTTTGTAAATGTAATGGGAGACTATAAATCAGACTTTGTATTGTTCCCGGAGCTCTTCAATACGCCATTGCTGGCTCCTTTCAACAGTCTTTCAGAAAGAGACAGTATGATAGAGCTTGCTAAACTTACTGAGGAGATTAAAAAGAAAATTTCTGAGCTGGCCATCAGTTATAATGTCAATATCATTTCCGGAAGTATGCCTGTTTTTGATCATGATACTAATGATTTGTATAATGTGAGTTACCTTCTTCACCGTGACGGCCGAATGGATGAATACAGAAAAATCCACATCACTCCGAATGAAAAGCGATATTATGGAATGAAAGGAGGTAATGAAATAAAAGTTTTTGATACAGACTGTGGTAAAATAGGACTTGTCATCTGTTATGATGTAGAATTCCCGGAATTACCAAGAATTTTGGCAGATCAGGGCATGAAAATCCTGTTCGTTCCTTATCTCACTGATACTCAAAATGCTTATATGAGAGTACGCCACTGTGCTGCCGCCAGAGCTATAGAAAATGAGTGTTATGTAGCCATTGCAGGCTGTGTAGGAAACCTTCCGAAAGTAAATAATATGGATATCCAGTTTGGACAGGCGGCCGTATTTACTCCTTCAGATTTTGCATTCCCATCCAATGCAGTGAAAGGGGAAGCCACTCCTAATACGGAAATGACTTTGATTGTAGATGTAGACCTGAATTTATTGAAAGACCTCCATCACAACGGCTCCGTGCAGGTAATGAAAGATCGAAGAAAAGACCTCTACGAAACCTATCTTAAATAA
- a CDS encoding ABC1 kinase family protein → MFDKQQRKLKRSARLISVLSKYGFKDILARMNGGNKQEDISGNSDEIISKGTVYERIRLALEELGPTFVKLGQTFSNREDLLPPELIQELQKLQDKVETVDMDVEEALESEFNISVRDHFLEIQKEPLATASIAQVYKAVLLDGSPVILKLRKPDVQSVIEDDLLLIKDIEKLISTYSEIGEKLNLKQAISTFERSLLEEVSLINEKNNIQQFRLNFKNNKETYVPKVYDEFSNNNILCMEFIDGIKVTDKSILLANDIDPVKVSETGLRLFVSQILDYGFFHADPHAGNILVKKDGRIVFIDFGAVGKIQPNDKEILENLIVSFVSKNSHKIVRYLKKMAVSYEIPDERRFENDVEDILNFVHSSSLKEINVQVIINKMKDILKDNRLYMPDYFYLLFKGISLIEGVGRNINPDLDIVKSLHPYTKKIFTKKISPKNLLKTGMDRMMNFTDNVDEIPKELRSVLQKLDENKFTVSSEIKNIEKTNQLIKSSVVNLILAMILGANIIATAIVFASESGPRIGELSVVAVLGFAFSVILVLVLLLRITRK, encoded by the coding sequence ATGTTTGATAAGCAACAAAGAAAGCTGAAAAGATCCGCAAGGTTGATCTCCGTTTTAAGTAAATACGGTTTTAAAGACATTCTGGCAAGAATGAATGGAGGAAATAAGCAAGAAGATATTTCCGGTAATTCTGATGAGATTATTTCAAAAGGAACCGTTTATGAAAGAATTAGATTAGCTTTGGAAGAATTGGGACCCACTTTTGTAAAGCTTGGGCAAACATTCAGCAACAGGGAAGATCTTTTGCCGCCGGAACTGATTCAGGAACTACAGAAGCTGCAGGATAAGGTGGAAACAGTAGATATGGATGTGGAAGAAGCGCTGGAAAGCGAGTTTAATATCTCTGTGAGAGATCATTTCCTTGAAATTCAGAAAGAACCATTGGCTACAGCTTCCATCGCACAGGTGTACAAAGCCGTTTTATTGGATGGAAGTCCGGTTATTTTGAAGCTTAGAAAACCTGATGTCCAGTCGGTAATTGAAGACGATTTATTACTCATCAAAGACATTGAAAAATTAATTTCAACCTATTCAGAAATAGGAGAGAAGCTTAACCTTAAACAGGCTATTTCTACATTTGAAAGGTCTTTATTAGAAGAAGTTTCTTTAATTAATGAAAAAAATAACATCCAACAGTTCCGACTCAATTTTAAAAATAATAAAGAAACCTATGTTCCTAAAGTGTATGATGAATTTTCCAACAATAATATTCTTTGTATGGAATTCATTGATGGGATTAAGGTAACCGATAAATCTATTCTTTTAGCTAATGATATTGATCCTGTAAAAGTTTCTGAAACCGGGCTAAGGCTCTTTGTTTCCCAGATTCTGGATTACGGATTCTTTCATGCCGATCCGCATGCAGGAAATATTTTAGTAAAGAAAGATGGAAGAATTGTTTTTATCGATTTTGGAGCCGTTGGAAAGATTCAACCCAATGATAAGGAGATTCTTGAAAACCTTATCGTAAGTTTTGTTTCCAAAAACTCGCACAAAATAGTCCGTTATCTTAAAAAAATGGCAGTGAGCTATGAAATTCCGGATGAAAGAAGGTTTGAAAACGATGTGGAAGACATTCTGAACTTCGTTCATAGTTCTTCACTAAAAGAAATCAATGTTCAGGTCATTATCAATAAGATGAAAGATATTTTAAAGGATAACAGGTTGTATATGCCAGATTATTTCTATCTTTTATTTAAAGGAATAAGCCTGATAGAAGGAGTGGGAAGAAATATCAATCCTGATCTGGATATTGTGAAAAGTCTTCATCCTTATACAAAGAAGATTTTTACTAAAAAGATCAGCCCAAAAAATCTTTTAAAAACCGGAATGGACCGGATGATGAATTTTACAGATAACGTAGATGAAATTCCAAAAGAACTCCGTTCCGTGCTTCAAAAGCTGGATGAAAATAAATTTACGGTCTCCAGTGAGATCAAAAATATAGAAAAGACCAATCAGCTGATAAAATCCAGTGTTGTCAACTTGATTTTAGCCATGATTTTAGGGGCTAATATTATTGCAACGGCTATTGTTTTTGCATCAGAGTCTGGGCCAAGAATAGGAGAACTTTCTGTGGTTGCTGTTTTAGGCTTTGCTTTTTCAGTTATTTTGGTTTTAGTTCTTTTGCTTAGGATAACAAGGAAATAA